From one Syntrophobacterales bacterium genomic stretch:
- a CDS encoding addiction module protein codes for MMNVDLKWIEKEVFSLSSQERARLAMNLIKSLDTHDDADVEELWLQEAERRYREYRVGKLQTKSADDVFRDAFSKVR; via the coding sequence ATGATGAATGTCGATTTAAAGTGGATAGAAAAGGAAGTTTTTTCCCTCTCTTCCCAGGAGCGCGCCCGGCTTGCGATGAATCTGATCAAGAGTCTCGATACTCACGACGATGCCGATGTAGAAGAGCTCTGGCTGCAGGAAGCCGAACGGCGTTATCGTGAATACCGGGTGGGGAAACTCCAAACGAAGTCAGCCGACGATGTTTTTCGGGATGCGTTCTCGAAGGTGCGATGA
- a CDS encoding type II toxin-antitoxin system RelE/ParE family toxin, whose protein sequence is MRVRFLELAQYELDDAFLWYEKQMPGLGRELLDEVDRSIRRIAQWPFAGIELSAGLRRCLVKRFPYGIIYGVEEDTMVVVSVAHLHRKPFYWIDRWGKTKEV, encoded by the coding sequence ATGAGGGTTCGCTTTCTTGAACTGGCTCAATACGAATTGGACGATGCCTTTTTATGGTATGAAAAGCAAATGCCGGGTCTTGGCCGGGAATTGTTGGACGAGGTGGACAGATCTATACGGCGCATCGCCCAATGGCCTTTCGCGGGGATAGAACTGAGCGCTGGTCTGCGTCGTTGCCTGGTAAAGCGGTTCCCTTATGGGATTATTTATGGAGTTGAAGAGGACACGATGGTGGTTGTGTCTGTCGCTCATCTACATCGAAAACCTTTTTATTGGATAGACCGCTGGGGGAAGACAAAAGAGGTATGA
- a CDS encoding addiction module protein, which translates to MASETDEISRKIDELPDTDKAMLVDMILAKLDRPDPELDKIWAEEATKRWAAYKEGRLKAIPYDEVMARYRDR; encoded by the coding sequence ATGGCTTCAGAGACAGATGAAATTTCCAGGAAGATTGATGAGTTGCCAGATACGGATAAAGCCATGCTCGTTGATATGATTCTGGCAAAACTTGATCGGCCCGATCCTGAGTTGGATAAGATATGGGCGGAGGAAGCGACAAAACGGTGGGCTGCTTATAAAGAAGGTCGGCTCAAGGCGATTCCCTATGACGAGGTGATGGCGAGGTATCGCGATCGATGA
- a CDS encoding sigma 54-interacting transcriptional regulator — MDILLTFAGNRDPFNAEIVKGVFTDGPVLTLLAERSFAAVHIFTTPNTLLNAQQLQQEIVTRVEKCRTHIHNLDIPDPTDYEALFLHMSGLCRKILDEYRDQKPVCSVATASGTPQMQTVWFLLAQSGLVPATLLKITPPRFLRPAQKAVTEIRLSLGSFPRITLPSPETLEIAATYLRKEKLEAEREELVREFSGQNMIGRSPAITKVMETVRAAALYDSAILIQGETGTGKELVARAIHFNSTRKNEPIITVNCAAIPETLVESELFGHERGAFTGADRQKKGKFELADRGTIFLDEIGDMPLPASSASNPTPYENGPKKGSGFRIGR; from the coding sequence ATGGATATTCTGCTCACCTTTGCCGGAAACCGGGATCCGTTCAATGCCGAAATCGTCAAGGGGGTATTCACCGACGGACCGGTACTTACGCTGCTTGCGGAGCGATCCTTTGCTGCCGTCCACATCTTCACCACGCCGAACACCCTTCTCAACGCCCAGCAGCTCCAGCAGGAGATCGTTACACGGGTAGAGAAATGCCGTACCCATATCCACAACCTCGACATCCCCGATCCCACCGATTACGAGGCCCTCTTTCTGCACATGAGTGGGCTTTGCCGTAAAATTCTGGACGAATATCGGGATCAAAAGCCGGTATGCTCCGTCGCCACGGCCTCCGGAACGCCGCAGATGCAGACCGTCTGGTTTCTACTCGCCCAGTCGGGACTGGTACCCGCCACACTCCTCAAGATTACGCCGCCGCGCTTCCTGAGACCAGCTCAAAAGGCCGTTACCGAGATTCGCCTTTCGCTGGGATCCTTTCCCCGGATCACACTGCCTTCGCCGGAAACGCTGGAGATAGCCGCAACCTACCTTCGCAAGGAAAAACTGGAAGCCGAGCGGGAGGAACTGGTTCGGGAATTCTCGGGTCAAAATATGATCGGCCGGAGTCCGGCCATAACGAAGGTCATGGAGACCGTCCGGGCTGCTGCCCTGTACGATTCTGCCATTCTGATCCAGGGTGAAACGGGAACGGGCAAGGAACTTGTCGCCCGGGCGATCCATTTCAACAGCACCCGCAAGAATGAACCCATAATCACCGTCAACTGTGCCGCTATCCCCGAAACCCTCGTGGAGAGCGAACTGTTCGGTCACGAGAGGGGCGCCTTCACCGGGGCCGATCGGCAGAAGAAGGGAAAATTCGAACTCGCCGATCGGGGCACGATCTTCTTGGACGAGATCGGGGACATGCCCCTGCCCGCCTCCTCGGCGTCAAACCCCACACCTTACGAAAACGGGCCAAAGAAAGGTTCGGGCTTTAGGATTGGAAGATAG
- a CDS encoding ATP-dependent helicase: protein MIDYKSELNAEQLQVVVEAGGPILVIAGAGSGKTRTLTCRVAHLVEEGIPPERIMLATFTNKAARSMLSQVEKLIGRDINGLWGGTFHHLAHRTLRVHASRLGFAANFSILDSEDSRQLLNTCIKELGIDDKAGKFPKGDVVGGIISLGINTEIAIPDIIANRYPYFENRTEDILAVASRYRTRKQALNVMDFDDLLFFWRELLLNFPEARDYYAERFLHILVDEYQDTNRLQAEIMNLLAARHRNLMVVGDDSQSIYSFRGANYENIMNFPDLYPDCRMFKLETNYRSTPEILNLANLSINNNENQFQKTLRAVRGKGVRPVLVPTRNVLQQADFVAQRILELNRSGVPLSEIAVLYRAHFHSMEVQMELTRRGIPFEIRSGIRFFEQAHIKDVTAYLRIIVNPKDEMAWKRALGLYDKIGPATADKLWRYINGQADTLAAVLTDDFKKAAPRSAAPGLGRFLETFRAVNAARGSAPPLLIEAIIKNGYIDLLRENRSDAASREEDLLQFMNFSSRFSSPEDFLSELALLTSVNGDDADNETMLQERVVLSSIHQAKGLEWQAVLMIWCSEGMMPLARALKDEGGEEEERRLFYVAATRAKDQLYLSYPLTDYSRGMGNMPVSPSRFIMELSPYSRNAKDLPYERWQVEDF, encoded by the coding sequence ATGATTGACTATAAAAGTGAACTTAACGCCGAGCAGCTTCAGGTCGTTGTTGAAGCGGGCGGGCCGATACTGGTTATTGCCGGGGCGGGGAGCGGTAAGACCCGGACGCTTACCTGCCGTGTTGCCCATCTTGTGGAAGAGGGGATTCCCCCGGAGCGAATAATGTTGGCAACCTTCACCAACAAGGCCGCCCGCTCAATGCTTTCGCAGGTTGAAAAGCTGATCGGCCGTGATATAAACGGTTTATGGGGGGGAACATTTCATCACCTGGCCCACCGCACCCTGCGCGTGCACGCGAGCCGCCTGGGATTTGCCGCCAACTTTTCCATCCTCGACAGCGAGGATTCCCGCCAATTGCTCAATACCTGCATCAAGGAGCTGGGGATTGACGACAAGGCCGGCAAATTTCCTAAAGGGGACGTTGTCGGCGGGATCATCAGCCTCGGAATTAATACGGAAATTGCCATTCCGGACATAATCGCGAATCGCTACCCGTATTTTGAGAATCGCACGGAGGATATCCTTGCCGTCGCCTCCCGGTACAGAACGAGGAAACAGGCGTTGAATGTCATGGATTTTGACGATCTGCTCTTTTTCTGGCGGGAGCTGCTCCTGAATTTTCCGGAAGCAAGGGACTACTATGCGGAGCGATTCCTCCATATCCTTGTCGATGAATATCAGGACACCAACCGTCTTCAGGCGGAAATCATGAACCTCCTTGCCGCCCGCCACCGCAACTTGATGGTTGTCGGCGACGATTCCCAGAGCATCTACTCCTTCCGGGGCGCCAATTATGAAAATATCATGAATTTTCCCGACTTGTATCCCGATTGCCGGATGTTCAAGCTGGAGACGAACTATCGCAGCACCCCGGAGATCCTTAATCTGGCGAACCTGAGCATCAACAACAATGAAAACCAGTTTCAGAAAACCCTGCGGGCGGTGCGGGGAAAAGGTGTGCGCCCCGTTCTCGTTCCCACCCGGAATGTCCTGCAGCAGGCCGATTTCGTCGCCCAGCGGATACTGGAGCTAAACCGCAGCGGCGTTCCCCTGAGTGAGATAGCGGTGTTGTATCGGGCGCATTTCCATTCGATGGAGGTGCAGATGGAGCTGACACGCCGGGGAATTCCGTTCGAGATCCGGTCGGGGATACGTTTTTTTGAGCAGGCCCATATCAAGGATGTTACGGCCTATCTCCGGATAATCGTCAATCCGAAGGATGAAATGGCTTGGAAAAGGGCGCTTGGCCTTTACGATAAAATCGGCCCCGCGACGGCGGACAAGCTCTGGCGGTATATTAACGGGCAGGCGGATACCTTGGCGGCGGTTCTAACCGACGATTTCAAGAAGGCGGCGCCCCGTTCGGCAGCCCCCGGGCTCGGACGCTTTCTCGAGACCTTTCGGGCCGTCAATGCCGCAAGGGGAAGCGCTCCGCCTTTGCTTATCGAAGCAATCATTAAAAACGGATACATCGATCTTCTCCGGGAGAACCGCAGCGATGCTGCCTCCCGTGAGGAAGACCTGTTGCAGTTCATGAATTTTTCCTCGCGCTTTTCCTCACCGGAGGATTTCTTGAGTGAACTTGCCCTGTTGACCAGCGTCAACGGTGACGACGCCGATAACGAAACGATGCTGCAGGAGCGCGTTGTCCTGTCGTCCATCCATCAGGCGAAAGGGCTGGAATGGCAGGCAGTGCTGATGATCTGGTGCAGCGAGGGGATGATGCCGCTGGCCCGGGCGTTGAAGGATGAGGGCGGGGAAGAAGAGGAAAGGCGGCTTTTTTACGTTGCGGCGACCCGCGCCAAGGACCAGTTATACCTCAGCTATCCCCTTACCGACTATTCGCGGGGGATGGGAAATATGCCGGTCAGTCCCTCCCGTTTCATCATGGAACTTTCCCCCTATTCGCGAAACGCCAAGGATCTTCCCTATGAAAGATGGCAGGTCGAAGACTTTTAG
- a CDS encoding TRAP transporter permease, with amino-acid sequence MDSHNEERQQTIKKEQETEEALAAQRAKEVLDEFERKRQYKNLPALFIKIVAVMTSSYHLLYAYFHPFFALDHRAIHWLFMSLLLFALYPFSKKRSPLKRMSLPDVVLLIISVAICLWIFINSTAILNRAGSFRTMDVVTSTILVLIILEAARRAAGMAVPLIAVVFIGYALFGPYLPDALAHKGYSIQRLSTYLSLSTDGIFGIPLGVSANFILLFILYGALLRKTGAGEFFTDVAFALTGWTRGGPAKAAVVSSTFFGMISGSSVANTVTTGTFTIPLMKRTGYPAHFAGGVEAASSTMGQIMPPIMGAAAFIMAEFLSVPYYKVCIAAAIPATLAFFSTFMQVHFRAVSLGLVGLPRNELPKIGAAFAAGWHHLFSIFLLIAFLMQDFSPERAVFWAILATVATSFLMSIIRKESLKTFGKLILEGLEEGAVGAVEVAAACAAAGIIIGSITMTGLGIKFSSMIVDASMGQLYLALPFTMIACLFLGMGVPTTAQYVIISALVAPALVQMGVLPMAAHLFILYFGTRADITPPVALAAYAGAGIARSDPWKTGLAAFQLGIAGFIIPFMFVYAPELLFVGSLWKILLALLTATFGVICLAAAVQRCMLVRTTWYEVLLLLVTSFLLIKPGLQTDLIGVALFLVVFLFQWFRRKREGQAESAA; translated from the coding sequence ATGGATTCGCACAATGAAGAGCGGCAGCAAACGATAAAAAAGGAACAGGAGACGGAAGAGGCCCTGGCGGCGCAACGCGCCAAAGAGGTGCTCGACGAATTCGAACGGAAACGCCAATACAAGAACCTTCCCGCCCTGTTCATTAAGATCGTGGCAGTGATGACATCCAGCTATCACCTGCTGTACGCCTATTTTCACCCCTTCTTCGCACTGGACCACCGGGCGATCCACTGGCTGTTCATGTCCTTGCTGCTGTTTGCCCTTTACCCTTTTTCCAAGAAGCGGTCGCCGCTCAAGCGTATGTCCCTCCCGGACGTGGTGCTGCTGATCATTTCAGTGGCCATCTGCCTGTGGATTTTTATCAATTCCACTGCCATTCTCAACCGTGCGGGAAGCTTCCGAACGATGGATGTCGTCACGAGCACCATCCTCGTACTGATTATCCTGGAGGCGGCCCGGCGCGCCGCGGGCATGGCCGTTCCTCTGATCGCCGTCGTCTTCATCGGCTACGCCCTCTTCGGGCCTTATCTCCCGGATGCCCTGGCCCACAAGGGGTACAGCATCCAGCGGCTCTCCACCTACCTTTCTCTTTCCACAGACGGGATATTCGGCATCCCCCTCGGTGTGTCGGCCAACTTCATCCTCCTGTTCATTCTCTACGGCGCCCTGCTCCGGAAGACCGGCGCCGGAGAGTTTTTTACGGACGTGGCCTTCGCCCTGACCGGCTGGACGAGAGGGGGACCTGCGAAGGCAGCCGTCGTCTCCAGCACCTTCTTCGGGATGATCTCGGGGAGTTCGGTTGCCAACACGGTCACGACGGGAACCTTCACCATCCCCCTGATGAAAAGGACCGGCTATCCCGCCCATTTCGCGGGCGGCGTCGAAGCGGCATCCTCCACTATGGGGCAGATCATGCCGCCCATCATGGGGGCCGCCGCCTTCATCATGGCGGAGTTTCTCTCCGTCCCCTACTACAAGGTCTGCATCGCCGCCGCCATCCCGGCGACACTCGCCTTCTTCTCGACGTTCATGCAGGTCCACTTCCGGGCCGTTTCCCTGGGTCTCGTCGGTCTTCCCCGGAACGAACTGCCGAAGATCGGTGCCGCCTTTGCCGCGGGTTGGCACCACCTCTTCTCCATCTTCCTGCTGATCGCTTTTTTGATGCAGGACTTTTCTCCGGAACGGGCCGTTTTCTGGGCGATCCTCGCCACAGTCGCCACCTCCTTCCTCATGAGCATTATCCGGAAGGAATCGCTGAAGACCTTCGGGAAGCTGATCCTGGAGGGTCTCGAGGAGGGCGCAGTCGGCGCAGTCGAGGTGGCAGCCGCCTGTGCCGCGGCGGGCATTATCATTGGATCCATCACGATGACCGGTCTGGGGATCAAATTTTCTTCAATGATCGTCGATGCCTCCATGGGACAGCTCTACCTGGCTCTGCCGTTCACCATGATCGCCTGCCTGTTCCTGGGAATGGGGGTGCCGACGACGGCCCAGTATGTCATCATCTCGGCGCTGGTGGCGCCTGCTCTCGTCCAGATGGGGGTCCTGCCGATGGCCGCCCACCTGTTCATTCTCTATTTCGGAACGCGCGCCGACATCACCCCCCCCGTGGCTCTGGCCGCCTATGCCGGGGCGGGGATCGCCCGCTCAGACCCCTGGAAGACGGGACTGGCAGCCTTCCAGCTCGGGATCGCCGGCTTCATCATCCCCTTCATGTTTGTCTATGCCCCCGAACTGCTCTTCGTCGGCAGCCTCTGGAAGATACTTCTGGCGTTGCTTACGGCCACATTCGGAGTGATCTGTCTGGCTGCTGCCGTCCAGCGCTGCATGCTGGTCAGGACCACCTGGTACGAGGTATTGCTGCTGCTGGTCACCTCTTTTTTGCTGATCAAACCGGGCCTCCAGACCGACCTGATCGGCGTCGCTCTGTTCCTTGTTGTTTTTCTGTTCCAGTGGTTCCGCAGAAAACGCGAAGGGCAAGCGGAATCTGCGGCATGA
- a CDS encoding DUF1850 domain-containing protein, translated as MAEPAFAGAAAEREWTLQIVRKAGEEALWESPVKRGDFFTIEYRHSSDHTPVRDLFTIDDDGEIILIEESYLWYGAGLESHPDIGITDFSGEWTRVRLHRPFPRFLLRVGEVANHVLILHGREIPLLSIAKKRESVWIRTMKSGSKR; from the coding sequence ATGGCGGAGCCGGCATTTGCCGGCGCCGCCGCGGAGCGGGAGTGGACCCTTCAGATCGTCCGTAAGGCCGGAGAGGAGGCGCTCTGGGAATCTCCCGTGAAGCGGGGGGATTTTTTCACCATTGAATACCGCCACTCCTCCGACCACACACCGGTGCGGGATCTGTTCACGATCGACGATGACGGGGAGATCATTCTTATCGAGGAAAGCTACCTCTGGTATGGGGCGGGTCTGGAATCCCACCCCGATATCGGGATAACCGACTTCTCCGGGGAATGGACCCGGGTGCGTCTGCACCGACCTTTCCCACGGTTTCTGCTCCGGGTTGGAGAAGTCGCCAACCACGTCCTGATCCTTCACGGTCGGGAAATACCGCTGTTGTCCATTGCAAAGAAAAGGGAGTCTGTATGGATTCGCACAATGAAGAGCGGCAGCAAACGATAA
- a CDS encoding TAXI family TRAP transporter solute-binding subunit has protein sequence MKRSMIMIFAVLVAASLGFAPQTFAAEKKVFLTLASGSPGGAYYPLGGGMSVIVQKTVEGFRCAAESTGASVENSRLVGNGDSDMGMVMGSVGYNASQGKAPFEKKYDIVSLFQMYPAPQHLVTTVQSGIKSIADLKGKKVSIDVPGSGCSTMAKIILEEAGFNLEKDLTIANLSQTESVQALKDGVVDAVFFNFAYPGSAVMDLAATRDIVLVPVEQKLADKIIKKYPYYVKITIPGKTYSKVDDDVLALGDSNVMIANKKMKNDVAYKIVKAIYSNVKEGKYALINVHPVAAQLTPQNAVNSPLPLHPGAAKYFREVGALK, from the coding sequence ATGAAACGTTCAATGATCATGATATTTGCGGTACTGGTGGCAGCGTCCCTGGGGTTTGCGCCCCAGACGTTCGCTGCGGAAAAGAAGGTCTTTCTGACGCTCGCCTCGGGAAGCCCCGGCGGGGCCTATTATCCGCTCGGGGGCGGAATGTCAGTCATCGTCCAGAAAACAGTGGAAGGCTTCCGCTGCGCCGCCGAATCCACAGGAGCCTCGGTGGAGAACAGCCGTCTCGTCGGCAACGGCGATTCGGACATGGGAATGGTGATGGGGAGCGTCGGCTACAACGCCTCCCAGGGAAAGGCGCCTTTTGAAAAGAAATACGACATCGTCTCCCTGTTCCAGATGTACCCGGCGCCCCAGCACCTCGTGACGACGGTTCAGTCCGGAATCAAGAGCATCGCCGATCTGAAGGGCAAGAAGGTTTCGATCGACGTCCCCGGCAGCGGCTGCTCGACGATGGCCAAGATCATTCTCGAAGAGGCCGGATTCAATCTGGAGAAAGACCTCACCATCGCCAACCTCTCGCAGACGGAATCGGTCCAGGCCCTCAAGGACGGGGTCGTGGACGCGGTCTTCTTCAACTTCGCCTATCCGGGCTCGGCGGTGATGGACCTGGCGGCAACCCGCGACATCGTCCTGGTTCCGGTCGAACAGAAACTGGCGGACAAAATCATCAAGAAGTACCCCTATTACGTAAAGATCACCATCCCGGGGAAGACCTACTCCAAGGTGGATGACGATGTCCTCGCGCTGGGCGATTCCAACGTGATGATCGCCAACAAGAAGATGAAGAACGACGTGGCTTACAAGATTGTGAAGGCGATCTACAGCAACGTCAAGGAGGGGAAGTACGCCCTGATCAACGTCCATCCGGTAGCGGCCCAGTTGACGCCGCAGAATGCCGTGAACAGCCCGCTTCCGCTTCACCCCGGCGCGGCGAAATATTTCAGGGAAGTCGGGGCGCTGAAGTAG
- a CDS encoding enoyl-CoA hydratase/isomerase family protein has product MTFECIIYEKKEGVAVITLNRPEVLNAMNKQLWLDIEQALADAREDDSVRVLIFTGTGRAFSTGADLKDSKGRSLKAYRDYLVHLQDISRQIIRYPKPTIAAVNGFALGSGYELALACDIRIAAEGAKFGSPEARVSSSVTGGAMRLVQDLVGSGKARELLFTCDYIDGKEAERIGLVNKAVPAEQLMEETFAMAKKIAANSLFSINLIKKGLNMASEVSLEALMDYEVEACLATVSAPERLDKLEEFAERKK; this is encoded by the coding sequence ATGACCTTTGAATGCATCATTTACGAGAAAAAAGAGGGGGTTGCCGTCATCACCCTGAACCGACCCGAAGTACTCAACGCCATGAACAAACAGCTCTGGCTCGACATCGAGCAGGCCCTCGCTGACGCCCGCGAGGACGACAGCGTCCGGGTACTCATATTCACCGGGACGGGACGCGCCTTTTCAACCGGCGCGGACCTCAAGGACTCCAAAGGGCGATCGCTCAAAGCCTACCGGGACTATCTGGTTCACCTCCAGGATATCTCCCGCCAGATCATCCGCTATCCGAAGCCGACCATCGCCGCCGTAAATGGATTCGCCTTGGGAAGCGGCTACGAGTTGGCCCTGGCCTGCGACATCCGGATCGCCGCGGAAGGGGCGAAGTTCGGTTCCCCCGAGGCGCGGGTCTCCTCCTCGGTCACCGGCGGCGCGATGCGCCTCGTGCAGGATCTGGTCGGCTCCGGCAAGGCCCGGGAGCTCCTGTTTACCTGCGACTATATCGACGGGAAGGAAGCGGAACGGATCGGCCTGGTCAATAAGGCTGTTCCCGCCGAACAATTGATGGAAGAGACCTTTGCCATGGCGAAGAAGATTGCCGCCAATTCGCTTTTTTCCATCAACCTGATCAAGAAGGGACTCAACATGGCCTCGGAGGTCAGCCTGGAGGCGCTGATGGACTATGAGGTCGAGGCATGCCTGGCAACCGTTTCGGCGCCGGAACGGCTGGATAAGTTGGAGGAGTTCGCTGAGCGGAAAAAATAA